A window from Cryobacterium sp. PAMC25264 encodes these proteins:
- a CDS encoding NAD(P)/FAD-dependent oxidoreductase has protein sequence MNVRRGRPEIDAVVVGSGPNGLAAAVTLARAGLKVRVYERSAQVGGGAATAELTLPGFHHDVCSAVHPLALASEFFQRFGLSDRLELTVPEVSYGHPLPGGRAGLAYRSLARTVDELGRDGPAWHRLFAPLVEHSQQVAEFTGNQLLRMPRHPATALRFGLRTLEQGSPLWDWRFSGDTAPALLTGVSAHTIRALPSLATAGAGLTLATYAHAGGWPIPVGGSGAIVTAMVDDLLAHGGEIVTSTEVRRLRELPPARVVLLDLTPRALLRLAEGELPAGYARRLAAFRYGNAVAKVDFALSDPVPWHAQGLAAAGTVHVGGTRAMIRRAENTVARGRHAEEPYVLVSQPSGIDPSRAPAGRHTLWAYTHVPRGSTVDQTEVIIRQIERYAPGFRDTILATAARTAQDVERHNPNYVGGDISAGEVSLTQLVRRPVLSPDPWRTPLAGVYLCSSATPPGPGVHGLAGWHAALSALRHDLGVRVAPDLSPTAG, from the coding sequence GTGAACGTGCGGCGCGGGCGGCCGGAGATCGACGCCGTCGTGGTGGGCTCGGGGCCGAACGGCCTGGCCGCCGCGGTGACGCTGGCCAGGGCCGGGCTGAAGGTGCGCGTCTACGAGCGATCGGCGCAGGTCGGCGGAGGTGCCGCCACCGCTGAGCTCACACTGCCCGGCTTCCACCACGATGTGTGTTCCGCCGTACACCCGCTGGCGCTGGCGTCGGAGTTCTTCCAGCGGTTCGGCCTCTCGGATCGCTTGGAGTTGACGGTGCCCGAGGTCTCCTACGGGCATCCGCTGCCCGGCGGCCGGGCCGGACTGGCGTACCGCAGCCTGGCGCGCACGGTCGACGAACTGGGCCGCGACGGCCCGGCGTGGCACCGGTTGTTCGCCCCGCTCGTGGAGCATTCACAGCAGGTGGCCGAGTTCACCGGCAACCAGTTGCTGCGGATGCCCCGGCACCCGGCGACCGCGCTGCGTTTCGGCCTGCGCACCCTCGAGCAGGGCAGCCCACTGTGGGACTGGCGGTTCAGCGGCGACACGGCCCCGGCGCTGCTCACCGGCGTGAGCGCGCACACGATCAGGGCGCTGCCCAGCCTGGCCACGGCCGGCGCCGGGCTCACCCTCGCGACCTACGCGCACGCGGGCGGCTGGCCGATCCCGGTCGGCGGCAGCGGCGCCATCGTGACGGCGATGGTCGACGACCTCCTGGCGCACGGCGGCGAGATCGTCACGTCCACCGAGGTGCGACGGCTGCGCGAGCTGCCGCCGGCCCGGGTGGTGCTCCTGGACCTCACGCCCCGTGCCCTGCTGCGACTGGCCGAGGGGGAGTTGCCCGCCGGGTACGCGCGGCGTCTGGCGGCCTTCCGGTACGGAAACGCCGTCGCCAAGGTGGATTTTGCGCTGTCCGACCCGGTGCCCTGGCATGCGCAGGGCCTCGCCGCCGCGGGCACCGTGCACGTCGGCGGCACCCGGGCGATGATCCGGAGGGCCGAGAACACCGTGGCGCGCGGCCGGCACGCCGAGGAACCCTATGTGCTGGTGTCGCAGCCCAGCGGAATCGATCCGAGCCGCGCTCCGGCGGGCCGACACACCCTCTGGGCCTACACGCATGTTCCCCGTGGCTCCACCGTGGATCAGACCGAGGTGATCATCCGCCAGATCGAGCGGTACGCGCCGGGCTTCCGCGACACCATCCTGGCGACCGCCGCCCGCACCGCGCAGGACGTGGAGCGGCACAACCCCAACTACGTCGGCGGGGACATCTCGGCCGGCGAGGTGAGCCTCACCCAGCTGGTGCGACGGCCCGTGCTCTCCCCCGACCCCTGGCGCACACCGCTGGCCGGGGTGTACCTGTGCTCCTCGGCCACCCCGCCCGGCCCCGGTGTGCACGGCCTGGCCGGATGGCACGCCGCCCTCAGCGCGCTGCGCCACGACCTCGGCGTGCGCGTCGCTCCCGATCTCTCCCCGACAGCCGGTTGA
- the galE gene encoding UDP-glucose 4-epimerase GalE, with protein MAWLVTGGAGYIGSHVVRAFLAEGIEVVVLDDLSSGHAEFVPDGVPFVQGTLLDTAVLAQTFADHSIDGVVHVAGFKYAGVSVTRPLHTYEQNVTATALLLAAMQDAGVSRIVFSSSAAVYGTPFTDLVTEDTAKSPESPYGESKLIGEWLLRDQAVAAGLAHTSLRYFNVVGSGTPELRDTSPHNLFPMVFDALVEGRTPRINGNDYQTADGTCVRDYIHVADLAISHVAAARRLDAGESIAPVYNLGSGDGVSVGEIMSTVAAVTGIPFTPEIGPRRTGDPDRIVASGELAARDLDWKMRHSLQDMVQSAWEARQASSV; from the coding sequence ATGGCTTGGCTTGTTACCGGAGGGGCCGGCTATATCGGCTCCCACGTCGTTCGCGCGTTCCTGGCTGAGGGCATCGAGGTCGTCGTCCTCGACGACCTGTCCAGCGGGCACGCTGAATTCGTTCCGGACGGCGTGCCGTTCGTGCAGGGGACCCTGCTCGACACCGCGGTGCTGGCACAGACCTTCGCTGACCACTCCATCGACGGTGTCGTGCACGTGGCGGGCTTCAAGTACGCCGGCGTATCGGTGACCCGCCCGCTGCACACCTACGAACAGAACGTCACGGCGACCGCGCTGCTTCTCGCCGCCATGCAGGATGCCGGCGTGAGCCGCATCGTCTTCTCCTCGAGTGCGGCCGTCTACGGCACGCCGTTCACCGACCTGGTGACCGAGGACACCGCCAAGAGCCCGGAATCGCCGTACGGCGAATCGAAGCTCATCGGCGAGTGGTTGCTGCGCGACCAGGCGGTTGCCGCCGGCCTCGCCCACACCTCGTTGCGCTACTTCAACGTCGTCGGCTCCGGTACGCCCGAACTCCGCGACACCAGCCCGCACAACCTGTTCCCGATGGTGTTCGACGCCCTGGTCGAAGGGCGCACCCCACGGATCAACGGCAACGACTACCAGACCGCCGACGGCACCTGCGTGCGCGACTACATCCACGTGGCCGACCTGGCGATCTCGCACGTGGCCGCCGCCCGTCGCCTCGACGCCGGTGAGAGCATCGCCCCGGTCTACAACCTCGGCAGCGGCGACGGTGTCTCCGTCGGCGAGATCATGAGTACCGTCGCGGCCGTCACGGGAATCCCGTTCACGCCGGAGATCGGACCGCGTCGCACGGGCGACCCCGACCGCATCGTGGCATCGGGCGAGCTCGCGGCCCGGGATCTCGACTGGAAGATGCGGCACAGCCTGCAGGACATGGTGCAGAGCGCCTGGGAAGCCCGTCAAGCATCCTCAGTGTGA
- a CDS encoding O-antigen ligase has product MRDQSRPRHIPAAVSAAFSSPRFSATLTHLILGLAFATHLLRSLMGWPGLLGALICLVLLAAASMIARRHSIEWHGLLPVSILVFLVWCSLSVLWSEYPMRTLSGVGYQLAFAFLAIYVALVRDTIQIVRATGDVLRVLLGLSIALEVLSGLLLDLPITFLGVQGNIALLGPIQGIFGSRNVLGLVSLIAAISFIIELRSRSVRPGRAAWSIALAVLGLILTHSPVFVVVASAVGIAALALYWLRRTPAENRWLLQLSLLGAAVLTALFVFVARAGIISQLNAGSEFETRSSLWREMWRLVDLHPLEGWGWTGIWPERISPYGWLDFVTNSQHASALNAFLDVYFQVGLVGFLSFVTLVILAFVRSWLLASNKRPVVYVWSPLVLVVLLVTSAAESTVLVEYGWVLLLICSVKAAQGQSWRRLLGPSLRNSTDG; this is encoded by the coding sequence ATGAGGGACCAGTCCCGGCCCCGCCATATTCCCGCCGCGGTCTCCGCGGCCTTCTCGTCGCCGCGGTTCAGCGCGACGCTCACCCACCTGATCCTGGGCCTGGCCTTCGCCACACACCTGCTGCGCAGCCTGATGGGGTGGCCGGGGCTCCTGGGCGCGCTGATCTGCCTCGTGCTCCTGGCCGCGGCATCCATGATCGCCCGGAGGCACAGTATCGAGTGGCACGGCCTGCTGCCGGTATCGATCCTGGTGTTCCTGGTCTGGTGTTCCCTGTCGGTGCTCTGGAGCGAGTATCCCATGCGCACGCTCAGCGGCGTCGGCTACCAGCTGGCCTTCGCATTCCTGGCCATCTATGTGGCCCTGGTGCGCGACACCATCCAGATCGTCCGTGCAACCGGGGACGTCCTCCGGGTGCTCCTGGGGCTCTCTATCGCCCTCGAGGTGCTCTCCGGGCTCCTGCTCGACCTCCCGATCACCTTCCTCGGCGTGCAGGGCAACATCGCCCTACTCGGCCCGATCCAGGGCATCTTCGGTTCCCGCAACGTTCTCGGCCTGGTTTCCCTGATCGCCGCGATCAGCTTCATCATCGAGTTGCGCTCCCGCTCGGTGCGTCCCGGCCGGGCCGCCTGGTCGATCGCCCTCGCGGTGCTCGGCCTGATCCTGACCCACTCCCCCGTCTTCGTGGTCGTCGCCAGCGCCGTGGGCATCGCGGCCCTTGCGCTGTACTGGCTGCGGCGCACGCCGGCCGAGAACCGCTGGCTCCTGCAGCTGAGCCTGCTCGGCGCCGCCGTGCTCACGGCCCTGTTCGTCTTCGTCGCCCGGGCCGGCATCATCAGCCAGTTGAACGCCGGCAGCGAGTTCGAGACCCGCTCGTCGCTCTGGCGAGAGATGTGGCGTCTGGTGGACCTGCATCCGCTCGAGGGCTGGGGCTGGACGGGCATCTGGCCGGAGCGGATCAGCCCGTACGGCTGGCTGGACTTCGTCACGAACAGCCAGCACGCGTCTGCCCTCAACGCGTTCCTCGACGTATACTTCCAAGTCGGCCTCGTGGGATTCCTATCCTTCGTGACGCTCGTGATCCTGGCCTTCGTGCGCTCGTGGCTGCTCGCCTCGAACAAACGGCCCGTCGTGTACGTCTGGTCGCCACTCGTGCTCGTGGTGCTGCTCGTCACCTCCGCGGCCGAGAGCACGGTCCTGGTGGAGTACGGCTGGGTGCTTCTGTTGATCTGTTCGGTGAAGGCCGCGCAGGGGCAGAGCTGGCGGCGGCTACTGGGGCCGAGCCTGCGTAACAGCACGGACGGCTAG
- a CDS encoding acyl-CoA dehydrogenase family protein, giving the protein MTFEPLGSDFFGYQNLLRPEEKTALARIRDYLESDVRPVVNGCWERAEFPTEIIKPLGALGAYSFGWEETRPFENSAVFRGFVALELARVDASVATFVGVQNGLAAGSIAACGSPTQRAHWLPRLASGDIVGAFALTEPLSGSDSAQGLRTTATRDGDSWVLNGAKRWIGNATFSDITIVWAKDTADGAVKGFIVPTDTAGYTATKIEGKISLRSVQNADITLENVRVSEQNRLQEANSFRDTARVLRFTRAEVSWAAVGLAIGAYEAAVAYAAERVQFGKPIGGHQLVQDLLVKSLGNITASLGMVVRVSQMLDEGTQRDEHSALAKSYTTSRMRETVAWCRELFGGNGIVLDYDIARFFSDAEAIYSYEGTQEMNTLIVGRGITGLAAFV; this is encoded by the coding sequence ATGACCTTCGAGCCCCTCGGCAGTGATTTCTTCGGATACCAGAACCTCCTCAGGCCCGAGGAGAAGACCGCCCTCGCCCGCATCCGCGACTACCTCGAGTCGGATGTGCGTCCGGTGGTGAACGGATGTTGGGAGCGCGCCGAGTTCCCGACGGAGATCATCAAACCGCTCGGCGCCCTCGGGGCGTACTCCTTCGGGTGGGAAGAGACCCGTCCATTCGAGAACTCGGCGGTCTTCCGCGGCTTCGTGGCGCTGGAGCTGGCGCGGGTGGACGCATCCGTCGCCACCTTCGTGGGCGTGCAGAACGGCCTCGCGGCCGGGTCGATCGCGGCCTGCGGGTCGCCCACCCAGCGTGCGCACTGGCTGCCCCGGCTGGCCAGCGGCGACATCGTGGGCGCCTTCGCGCTGACCGAGCCGTTGTCGGGATCGGACTCAGCGCAGGGGCTGCGCACCACCGCGACGCGGGACGGCGACAGCTGGGTGCTCAACGGCGCCAAGCGCTGGATCGGCAACGCCACCTTCTCCGACATCACCATCGTCTGGGCCAAGGACACCGCGGACGGCGCCGTGAAGGGCTTCATCGTGCCCACCGACACCGCCGGCTACACGGCCACGAAGATCGAGGGCAAGATCAGCCTGCGCTCGGTGCAGAACGCCGACATCACCCTGGAGAACGTGCGGGTGTCCGAGCAGAACCGCCTGCAGGAGGCCAACTCGTTCCGGGACACCGCCCGGGTGCTGCGTTTCACCCGGGCCGAGGTGTCCTGGGCGGCGGTCGGCCTGGCCATCGGCGCCTACGAGGCAGCCGTCGCCTACGCCGCCGAGCGGGTGCAGTTCGGCAAGCCGATCGGCGGCCACCAGCTCGTGCAGGACCTGCTCGTGAAGAGCCTGGGCAACATCACGGCCAGCCTGGGCATGGTGGTGCGCGTCTCCCAGATGCTCGACGAGGGTACCCAACGCGACGAGCACTCGGCGTTGGCCAAGTCGTACACGACCTCGCGGATGCGGGAGACCGTTGCCTGGTGCCGGGAACTGTTCGGCGGCAACGGCATCGTGCTCGACTACGACATCGCCCGGTTCTTCTCCGACGCGGAGGCGATCTACTCCTACGAGGGCACCCAGGAGATGAACACTCTCATCGTGGGCCGCGGCATCACCGGACTGGCCGCCTTCGTCTAG
- a CDS encoding metal-sensitive transcriptional regulator encodes MSTPVVTEDQRAANQKKVLNRLRRAQGQLSAVITAVEAGGSCKDVVTQLAAVSSALDRAGFTIVSSAMRDCIAEPDNAESLTVDELEKLFLALA; translated from the coding sequence ATGAGCACCCCCGTCGTGACCGAGGACCAGCGCGCCGCGAACCAGAAGAAGGTGCTCAACCGCCTGCGCCGCGCCCAGGGACAACTCAGCGCCGTCATCACGGCGGTCGAGGCCGGCGGCAGCTGCAAGGACGTGGTGACCCAGCTCGCCGCGGTCTCGAGCGCTCTGGACCGGGCCGGGTTCACCATCGTCTCCTCGGCCATGCGCGACTGCATCGCCGAACCCGACAACGCCGAATCCCTGACCGTCGACGAGCTCGAGAAGCTCTTCCTGGCCCTGGCCTGA
- a CDS encoding GlxA family transcriptional regulator: MLKKIVCVAIPGMAPFEFGVICEVFGIDRSEHNGPVFDFEVVTAVPGALRTKLGFDIVVHQGLDAAADADLIAIPAYQAGTEIHPEVLRVVRDAEARGAWVLSVCSGAFILGAAGILDGRRSTTHWMYADALAAAYPNTTVDPDVLFVDDNRVVTGAGTAAGIDAALHVVRRELGATAANVIARRMVVPPQRDGGQSQFIQTPVAERCSDSFAEIIDWMMQTLDQDLTVDQLARRALMSPRTFARRFRAELGTTPTAWLNRQRLMLAQQLLEETDDTLDSIAAQTGFGAAAVMRHHFVRTLQTTPTAYRRTFGIPRPAPDYAVVARKTSPEPAKVTVLSSGVM; encoded by the coding sequence ATGCTCAAGAAGATCGTCTGCGTCGCCATCCCCGGCATGGCCCCGTTCGAATTCGGAGTGATCTGCGAGGTTTTCGGCATCGACCGCTCCGAGCACAACGGTCCGGTGTTCGACTTCGAGGTGGTGACGGCCGTTCCGGGGGCGCTCCGCACCAAGCTGGGCTTCGACATCGTGGTGCATCAGGGCCTCGACGCCGCCGCGGACGCCGACCTGATCGCCATCCCCGCCTATCAGGCCGGCACGGAGATCCACCCGGAGGTACTGCGAGTGGTGCGGGACGCGGAGGCCAGGGGCGCCTGGGTGCTCAGCGTCTGCAGCGGCGCCTTCATCCTCGGTGCGGCCGGGATCCTCGACGGTCGCCGCAGCACGACCCACTGGATGTACGCGGACGCCCTCGCCGCCGCCTACCCGAACACGACGGTCGACCCCGATGTGCTTTTCGTCGACGACAACCGGGTGGTCACCGGGGCGGGCACGGCGGCGGGAATCGACGCTGCTCTGCACGTGGTGCGCCGGGAGCTCGGCGCCACGGCTGCCAACGTGATCGCCCGCCGCATGGTGGTGCCGCCCCAGCGCGACGGCGGGCAGTCCCAGTTCATCCAGACCCCCGTGGCGGAACGCTGCAGCGATTCCTTCGCCGAGATCATCGACTGGATGATGCAGACCCTCGACCAGGACCTCACGGTGGACCAGCTTGCGCGGCGCGCCCTGATGTCGCCACGCACCTTCGCTCGGCGTTTCCGGGCCGAGCTCGGCACCACTCCGACGGCCTGGCTGAACCGGCAGCGGCTGATGCTGGCACAGCAGCTGCTCGAGGAGACCGACGACACCCTCGACTCCATCGCCGCGCAGACCGGGTTCGGCGCGGCGGCCGTCATGCGGCACCATTTCGTGCGCACCCTGCAGACCACGCCGACGGCCTACCGGCGCACGTTCGGGATTCCCCGCCCCGCGCCTGACTACGCGGTGGTCGCCAGGAAGACCTCGCCGGAGCCCGCGAAGGTGACCGTGCTCTCGTCGGGCGTGATGTAG
- a CDS encoding SRPBCC family protein, with the protein MAVNYRTMQCSPESVFAVLADGWLYPGWVVGASRMRDVDATWPATGSTIHHSVGVWPALLDDTTSVLEWDPPRHALLQARGWPIGEAQVAVDVRPQGNGCRVRITEDATAGPGRFVPLFLRDAAISVRNTETLRRLAYLAEGGAGTPQ; encoded by the coding sequence GTGGCCGTGAACTACCGAACCATGCAGTGCTCCCCCGAGAGCGTCTTCGCGGTACTCGCCGACGGCTGGCTCTACCCGGGCTGGGTGGTCGGTGCCTCCCGCATGCGGGACGTCGACGCGACCTGGCCCGCCACCGGCAGCACCATCCACCATTCGGTCGGCGTCTGGCCCGCCCTGCTCGACGACACCACGTCGGTGCTGGAGTGGGACCCGCCCCGGCACGCGCTGCTGCAGGCGCGGGGCTGGCCCATCGGCGAAGCCCAGGTGGCCGTCGACGTGCGGCCGCAGGGCAACGGATGCCGCGTGCGCATCACCGAGGACGCCACCGCAGGACCCGGCCGGTTCGTGCCGCTGTTCCTGCGCGACGCGGCCATCTCGGTACGCAACACGGAGACCCTGCGCCGCCTCGCCTACCTGGCCGAGGGCGGCGCAGGCACCCCGCAGTAG
- a CDS encoding O-antigen ligase produces MPAVQSRLTVRLFATLVFFTVLAGQAWRNLLGWWGFGAIAVVVLVGSVGYLLSIRREWTWRSFPKSLAAFLLLATLSLAWSAYPGAGAIGVTLQWATTIAGLFLALCLSWTELLRTLSVALKLILGLSVLFEFIVAVFIGHPVLPFWVEYSGKIPAAFYWSRALLLEGGPIEGIVASRNLLGFIALLALIVFAVQLVGGTVTRWRGIFWVAVALVMLWLTRSATVSVALVAVAAALLFALWARRLPPLGRRPLYVTAAAALTAAVVGLVAFSSTLLSLLGKSEDLTGRFDIWSRVIGLAGERPVVGWGWVSYWAPWVEPFNGLAVRKGVQYLQAHNAWLDVWLQLGILGLIVFAALTLSTLWRAWFLAVDRPRLGVADTEPFSVVSLLPLLLTVALLAQSLAESRILVESGWVLLVILAVTTKRPGADAELLGVGRR; encoded by the coding sequence ATGCCCGCCGTGCAGAGCCGTCTCACCGTTCGCCTCTTCGCGACCCTGGTGTTCTTCACCGTGCTGGCCGGCCAGGCCTGGCGCAACCTGCTCGGCTGGTGGGGATTCGGCGCCATCGCCGTGGTCGTCCTCGTCGGCAGCGTCGGCTACCTCCTGTCCATCCGGCGGGAGTGGACCTGGCGGAGTTTCCCCAAATCCCTGGCCGCGTTCCTGTTGCTGGCGACCCTGTCCCTGGCCTGGTCGGCGTATCCAGGCGCCGGGGCCATCGGGGTGACCCTGCAGTGGGCGACCACCATCGCCGGGCTGTTCCTCGCCCTGTGCCTGAGCTGGACCGAATTGCTGCGCACCCTCAGCGTGGCCCTCAAGCTGATCCTCGGCCTGTCCGTCCTCTTCGAGTTCATCGTGGCCGTGTTCATCGGGCATCCGGTACTGCCGTTCTGGGTCGAGTACAGCGGCAAGATCCCCGCCGCGTTCTACTGGTCGCGGGCGCTGCTGCTGGAGGGCGGCCCGATCGAGGGCATCGTGGCCAGCCGCAACCTGCTGGGCTTCATCGCCCTGCTGGCGTTGATCGTCTTCGCCGTGCAGCTGGTCGGCGGCACCGTGACGCGCTGGCGCGGCATCTTCTGGGTGGCCGTGGCGCTCGTGATGCTCTGGCTGACCCGGTCGGCCACGGTGTCCGTCGCTCTCGTCGCCGTCGCCGCCGCGCTGCTCTTCGCCCTGTGGGCACGCCGGCTGCCGCCGCTGGGCCGTCGCCCGCTCTACGTCACGGCGGCGGCGGCACTGACCGCGGCCGTCGTCGGGCTCGTCGCTTTCTCCTCGACCTTGCTCTCCCTGCTCGGCAAGAGCGAGGACCTCACCGGACGATTCGACATCTGGTCCCGGGTCATCGGCCTCGCCGGCGAGCGGCCGGTCGTCGGCTGGGGCTGGGTGAGCTACTGGGCGCCGTGGGTGGAGCCGTTCAACGGCCTGGCGGTGCGGAAGGGCGTGCAATACCTGCAGGCCCACAACGCCTGGCTGGATGTCTGGCTGCAGCTGGGCATCCTGGGCCTGATCGTCTTCGCCGCGCTGACCCTGTCGACCCTGTGGCGGGCCTGGTTCCTCGCCGTCGACCGGCCGCGCCTCGGTGTCGCCGACACCGAACCGTTCTCCGTCGTCTCGCTGCTGCCGCTCCTGCTCACGGTCGCCCTCCTCGCGCAGAGCCTGGCGGAAAGCCGCATCCTGGTCGAGTCCGGCTGGGTGCTGCTCGTGATCCTCGCCGTGACCACCAAACGCCCCGGCGCAGACGCCGAGCTTCTGGGTGTGGGCCGGCGATGA
- a CDS encoding rhodanese-like domain-containing protein: MTDISVTELAALADPVVVDVREPYEFDAAHADGARLIPLGELRERLAEVPRNVPVYVICAAGGRSAQGAAFLAQSGVDAINVTGGMTAWQQAGLPTISEGMSA, translated from the coding sequence ATGACCGACATCTCGGTGACCGAACTCGCAGCACTGGCCGACCCCGTCGTGGTCGACGTGCGCGAACCGTACGAATTCGACGCGGCCCACGCCGATGGCGCGCGGCTCATCCCGCTCGGCGAGCTGCGTGAGCGCCTCGCCGAGGTGCCGCGCAACGTGCCCGTCTATGTGATCTGCGCCGCCGGCGGCCGCAGTGCGCAGGGTGCCGCGTTCCTCGCGCAGAGCGGAGTCGACGCCATCAACGTCACCGGGGGCATGACGGCCTGGCAGCAGGCCGGCCTGCCCACGATCAGCGAGGGGATGAGCGCATGA
- a CDS encoding WhiB family transcriptional regulator, which translates to MTLSEYRSGVPEDWFVDPVRLGVPGVRKDPALADGADDNPLGWQSDSLCAQTDPEAFFPEKGGSTRDAKKICASCEVRPQCLQYALANDERFGIWGGLSERERRKLRKRAG; encoded by the coding sequence ATGACGTTGTCTGAATATCGTTCCGGGGTACCTGAAGACTGGTTCGTCGATCCCGTACGCCTCGGCGTGCCGGGGGTCCGCAAGGATCCGGCGCTTGCCGACGGTGCCGACGACAACCCGCTGGGCTGGCAGTCGGACTCGCTGTGCGCCCAGACCGACCCCGAAGCCTTCTTCCCGGAAAAGGGTGGCTCCACGCGGGACGCGAAGAAGATCTGCGCCTCCTGCGAGGTGCGTCCGCAGTGCCTGCAGTACGCCCTCGCCAACGACGAACGCTTCGGAATCTGGGGCGGACTGTCCGAGCGCGAGCGCCGCAAACTGCGCAAACGCGCGGGCTGA